In Candidatus Woesearchaeota archaeon, the DNA window GCCATTCTAAAACTATTAAAGAACTTCAAAAGAAGGCTATTTTTGAAAAAGTAAGCACATTAGGACAAAAAGAAAATACGCCCCATGCAAAAGAATTTAAACATTATAGGTAATTTTAGAATATTAACTATATAATTAAATGTTATAACAGATATTATGATTATAAATTGAATTTAAACTTTTTTATACTGCGCAACTAAATCGATTAAATCAACGTGAGTCAGAAATAAAGCTCTGCAACATTGTCTTTCCAAGCCTAAATTATCTAGAATTTTTTTTCTAATTTCCCCTCTTTCAAGACATTTATTATAATCTTCCCATAAATGGGATACAGGCTTTCCACATGAAAAACATCTTATAGGTATTATAATTTTGATCACCCAATATTATCTAGATTCATGGGTCGATTTATAAAACTTTCGTTTAATTGCCCTAAAAATATTCTAAATATATCTATTCATTCCATATATGAGACTTACATAATCTTTAAATAATGGGTTAGCTCCACAAATATAGAAAAGGGGTACTATTGAGATTTATCATATATTAAAATAGTTAAAATAATAACTAAGGGGGTAGATTAGATTGAAAGTAAATAATTTTTCAGAACTCGATAATGTTTTAAAAAAATCATTTTTCAAAATTAAAGATGATGTAAACAAATCCAAAAAAGACCTTGATAGCAGGTTCAAAGATTTCGAAAAAAAACAGAAAAATTCTATTGATCTTGTTG includes these proteins:
- a CDS encoding DNA-directed RNA polymerase subunit N, whose protein sequence is MIIPIRCFSCGKPVSHLWEDYNKCLERGEIRKKILDNLGLERQCCRALFLTHVDLIDLVAQYKKV